Below is a window of Prosthecochloris sp. GSB1 DNA.
CTTGTTATTTTCCGGCAACTTCCCTGCCGTTCAAAAAATGCCGGACCGCGTCCATGACCACCCTGACCGCTTTTTCGGGAGCGTACTGCAGGAGGCATCCCGCGGCGTTCTTGTGACCGCCGCCGCCGTACTGTTTTGCTATTTCGTTGACGTAGACATCGCCCCTCGACCTGAAACTCACCTTGGTCCTGCCGTCCGGAAGTTCCACCATGAGCACGGCGATCCTGACACTCTTGACGCTCAGGAGGTACTTTATGATGATATCGGTATCGAAAAGCTTGCTGCCTGTTTTTTTGAGCATTTCCTGGGAAATGAAAAGCCAGGATACGGTACCGTCAGCGGTCAGACGGATTTCGGAGAGCGCCGTTCCGAGAAGACGGAGAGACTCGGGCTTGAGTGAGTTGTAGACCAGGTCGTAGATCTCGTTCGGGTCGGCGCCTTTCGACACCAGATCGCCCGCGACGCGATAGACATAGGGCGTTGTCTTGGGAAACCTGAACGATCCTGTATCCGTCATCAGCGCCACATAGAGTCCCCTGGCGACATCGGGGGTTATCAGTTCCCTGCCGATATGCGCGCCCATCGACGTCAGAAGATCGTAGACGAGCTCTCCGGTCGACGATGCGTAGGTCTCGCAAACCATGAGATCGGCGAAATCCTCCGGATCGAGATGGTGGTCGATACAAAGCACGTTCAACGCTCCCAGTTCCCTTGCGAAATTGACATGGCGCCATATCTCACCCATCCGTTCGCGAAGATTGGCATCGAGAAGCACCACGAGATCCGCAAGCGAAATCTCGCCGATCGCATCCTCGCTCTTTGCGTCGAAAACCTGTATATCGGCAATCTCGTTCAGAAAAACGTAGTTGGAAGGCACTTCGGTCGGATTGATAATCGAGACCTCCTTGCCGAGGGAGCGCAGGGCCGAGGCGAGCGCAACTTCGCTTCCCAGGCCGTCTCCATCGGAATTCATGTGCGTCGTCAGAACGACATGACGGCCCGCAAGCAACATGTCCATGCATGGTTTCCATTCTTCAACACCCAACGTCCGTCCAAACTCGGAAATGATCATCGAAACATCGTTATAATTATTCAGGCTTGGAATTTACGTTTAAATTATACCGATGGCAAACCGGAGAGAAAAACGCCTGCATTGCGGTTTTTTTCTCAACGGCTAATTCAATACCTTATGAAACTCTTCAATTGACAGTAAACCTTTACGGGAACATATCCGCCGGGAGGCCTTCCGGGTGTTTTCCTTCAGGCGGACAACATAGACTCGACACTACCGGATGCTAAAAATTTTCGAAAAAATATTCGGCTCCAAACACGACAGGGATGTAAAAAAACTCTTCCCTCTCGTTGAGCGCATCAATGAAATCGCCAGCGGCTTGTCCTCCCTTTCCGACGATGAACTCCGGGCAAGAGGCTCCGCCCTGAGAACCATGGTACAGGAAAAGCTGGCCGCCGCGCGCAGCCGGGTTGCTGAACTCAACGCCCGCCTCGAAAATCCCGACATCAGCTTCGAGGAAATCGAGTCCGTCAACCGTGATCTCGACGAAGCTGAAAACGCCTTTGAAAAGCAAACTCAGGATGTTCTCGAGGAGATACTTCCTGAAACCTTCGCGATCGTCAAGGACACCTGCAGGAGACTGAATGGGCACACCTACGAGGTCATGGGCCATCCGGCAACCTGGAACATGGTCCCCTATGACGTCCAGCTCGTCGGCGGCATCGTGCTCCACCAGGGCAAGATCGCCGAGATGGCCACGGGCGAGGGAAAAACCCTCGTATCAACCCTTC
It encodes the following:
- a CDS encoding DHH family phosphoesterase; translation: MIISEFGRTLGVEEWKPCMDMLLAGRHVVLTTHMNSDGDGLGSEVALASALRSLGKEVSIINPTEVPSNYVFLNEIADIQVFDAKSEDAIGEISLADLVVLLDANLRERMGEIWRHVNFARELGALNVLCIDHHLDPEDFADLMVCETYASSTGELVYDLLTSMGAHIGRELITPDVARGLYVALMTDTGSFRFPKTTPYVYRVAGDLVSKGADPNEIYDLVYNSLKPESLRLLGTALSEIRLTADGTVSWLFISQEMLKKTGSKLFDTDIIIKYLLSVKSVRIAVLMVELPDGRTKVSFRSRGDVYVNEIAKQYGGGGHKNAAGCLLQYAPEKAVRVVMDAVRHFLNGREVAGK